The Clarias gariepinus isolate MV-2021 ecotype Netherlands chromosome 26, CGAR_prim_01v2, whole genome shotgun sequence sequence ACACGTCCCTGGTCCTAATTATCTGATAAAATCTTtggttttaaatgctttaaagaaaCTAGCACGATGACAATGTGCAAATTATGGGAACCTGTGAAGATTGTCATTTTTAAGCTCTTAAAATGTGTTCAGGTAGGCCATTAGCCAGCTGGGTAAAGTAGACTAGCTAGGCATATCTTTAGTAAGAGACAGCTTatttacttttcctttttttttcctgatcacACTTTGTACATTTCTATTTAGATAAGTACTCCAGcaaaactgttaaaatattttttaccacTATAATAATTCACTGATTTAGCCAACGTTAGTTATCTGAAATTTCCTTTTTTAGCTTAGCAATGGAGCTACGAGGTTAGTAGCTGAATGTAATGGAAGCTTATAGGACCTAATTCAACAATGTCAGTCATCAACCACACATTTGCCTAAAACTGtcattttagaaaatatttaaaaacacaattaatatttatttagttttatagaCTGTATGGTGTTCAGTTAGCAAAACAACTAGCAAAATAAGCCTGGCTTGTCCACCATTTCTCATTTATTTCAGAGTATGTTGTGAGgtcatttctattttcaggtacTATTAAGGGGAGATCATGGGTACCATTAGTATGGATTTTTAACCTAGGAGGTAAAGCTTCACAGACAGATCCGAAGTTCTAAAAGCCACAAAAGATGTATCTGTGATAGCACCACCGTAGCGACAAGAAAAAGTACAATTTGGTACCTTTATTTCCATCACTTATAACACTTTTATAACATGTAAGGTGATGTTAGATGCAAAtttcctctctttttattttaaaactttacaaatTTGACAGAAAATTCtacaaatttgttttttgttttatatacacacacacaaaaaaaaaacagcttttcaaTGTGGTTGCAGAATTTTGAACCTCCCTATATATACCAGAATACTGAATAAAATTAACGTCTATGGGGAAGCGTAATTTACATCCTGATATATAAGATACAGTGAATTTTCATTTCAACAAataacagagaaaaaaagagattgaATAGACTGTTAAACTTTGTTGTCTGTAACTGTGAACATCTGTAATACAATGCTGTGTTTGCCTGCCCCTCTTCAAATGCAATAATGGCACTTTTTCATATCTAAAATGGGGCCCTCGATATCGTGCCATAAAAGTACGAGCAAACCCATTCCTCTCACACCAGCCGCATGTAGTACGGCTTAATGGTGTTTATATATGACTTTCGTTTGAAAGGGAAGGAAATAGTTATCCGTGGTGATTACGGCAATGCTGGAGGTGCACAATGAGGTTTATGAAGCGTGAGATAGACGGCGCGGTTTGATGGCACATCTACGGACGTTATGAGAGCCTTAATGGTCTTAAGTGATATGGAGAGGAGCGTTGCCCAGCCAGCAATGAAAATACgaaattttaaaaagcactGCCAGGTAAGCCCAGGTGGTGATTAAAAAGCttttacagaaaaagaaaaggagaaatcGCGAAATGGTTTACATTAGGGTGAGTTTGGGGTGTTACGGGAGATCAGGTAATATGGTACGTCTAAGTCACAAGCAGAAACGTTTAACAGtaaacattgttgttgttttttactaaaaactatctaaaaattttaaaataataataataataataataataataaagtgtgcTGACTGATAAGGCGATGTACACTTAATAACTATGAACAGGATTGTAGGAGTCTTGTAAGATTTCTTGTCAATGTGGTTATTTTCCTATTTTGCAGGTTTACAAAACACTTTACAGGAGTCATACCACCCCATTGACAAGAAAAGTTGCTGTTTAGTACAGaaagaaatattatattttttataaataaaatttttaaaatcccagaaaaaaaatacaagatcaATATTTCCAACAGATATATTGCTTTAACCCCTCCCTCTTTGCAAGATTGAAAGTAATTGAACAAACTATCACAATCATCATCATTCCACTCTCTATAACAATTCGCACACATGTATATAATCTTCTCAAACCAAGAATATCATAACCATTGTATATATCTTCCTTTATTGCATATATCTATAATCATTGCACTGCGCTGTATGTTTTTTGCATTACTGTTCACCTGTGCTGTAAAGAGCTGTCCCAACAGTTCTGTATCATTGCCTGAATCGGAGCATAAATCAAATCTTTGTACACTTTAGAATTCATCTATCAGCGgtcacatcatcaataaacaGATGTGACCCAGTTCCAAAGGCGGTTACACAAGCCCATGCCATGACACTGCCTCCACAATGTTTGACAGTCATTACCCTTCTCTTCTAGTACGAGTTTGATTTCATCTGTCCAAACAATCTTACCCCAAACTGGGCAGGCTTTTGAATCAAGCCATTCTGTTCTTGATTCTTGTTACCGGTGGGTTTCATCTTGAGGCAAATTCTCTGTATTTACATTCACAACAATAGCAACTAATCGATTGTAGACTTTGACAACAATACCCATATGTCCTTTAAAGTGTTCTTGACTTGGCGAAATGCTGTGAAGCTGGTTTTGTCCACCAAAGACAGACTTCTGCAATCATCCAATTTATTTGTCTTGCATCATTTCAGGTTTTTGGGGGTTTTACAGCTCGGCAGTACATTCTCAAAATGAAGAAAACACCAAAGGCCCAGGAAAAACGATGCAAGACAAATTCCCATGAACAGATACCAAATGCACATTCAACGCTTGGAATCAACTACAGACCTTTAATCTCCTTAATTTGTCATTAATTAACTACGATCACAAACAAACTGTTTATCAGTCAGCTGTCCAAGTACTTTTGATCCTGTAAAAATGGAGATTGTAAAACCTAAACAGTTAATGTAAGCTCCTTAAATTAAACATGAAATTCtaaaagtgtttaattaaacattgaTTTCATTATTTTAGGTCCATTGTACTGGTGTACAGaggcaaaaatataaaaattgagTTCTTATCTAAATATTTATGGACTTGATGGTATATTTGAGCTGTAATAAATAAGTTAGCTTCGAtcatttgataaattttttGGACAAATAATGAACTACCGTTTGCTTCTCGTTATGCTTATGGCTTCTCTTGATAGGTGGTGATAAAAACAATCATcaagtttaaaaataatcataaatttAATTAGCTTTTGTTCGTCATGGAACAAATTTTGATGTACATCTCTTCTGCATATATTTTATGCACAACAGTTATGTATCATGCAAATATTTGCCCCCttaatcagatttttaaataaatctgtaggCAACTATCATAATCAACTCAGAAAGTATGCTAAGTATTTGAAGGTAGTTATAAGGGCAATATTCAGCATACAATGTATTAGTCACTTGTAAAATCCTaacatgtcatttttttgtgcTGGAAACCTTTTCACCTGCTTTTAAGACGTTAAGATGTGTGGGAGACTGGTGACTGGCGAGTGAACGCATACATACCTAATCCATGTCAGAGTGAGGCGATAAAACCTGCTTACCCAGTGGCGACAAACGAAAGCCTGCGCAAACAGTGTTGAACTGAGAGTAACGCAAAAGGAATGATAATGACATTTCGATTGAATTCAACGTCGTCCATGGAAGAAACATAACCGCGTCGTAAATCACATGGTTTGACAGACGGTGCAAAATTTGTTAAGAGAAagcaaataatattttaaaaaaacacaagtgaACTGGAGGAGCCTCGGCGTGGTCGTCTGTTTGGTGATAAAAAAGGCTTGAATaggccctatatatatatatttttttttttttcattttttaagggCCTTTAATGATTAAATCATGATTTAAATAGATGTGAATTTGATTTGACAGTTACTCTGCTTTTCCTCCTGCAGTGAAGGGATTGGAACTCAATAGTCTGGTCTTGAGTACAGAAGTTAGTGCCCTCTCTTTTAATTCTacatgtttttgtgtaaaaacaaaaccatcttaTTGTGGCGGGTCTCAGTATTaaacaaatacaacctcagttACCACATGTAACCTTTTTCaatgtgccattatttatttaacaaaaatgtcaaagtcaaaaaactaaaacaaattattCAGGCAATACCAattattcacttatttaaaaGGGTTTAAAAGGGTAAGGTGATGCTAATCATCAGCTCTTGATTAATTCaccatcagcaggtgtgcagtccactcttaaagaagaagtttgGGCAGTTTGCTAGTCTGGAGCatttaggtgtgtgttaacacgatgtgaagaggcaaagacataaacaatggtcttagagaagaaATTGTCACTGCACATCGATCTAAaaaaggttataaaaccatttcaccccaaggtcagaccgTGCAAttctcagaaagaaaaaaaaaacctagggacgttaaatattaaactcaatgacagcacaattagaagaagactgaacaagtatggtttgtttggaagggtttGCTAGGTGAAAGCCTATTCTATCTAAAAGGAACTTGGAAGCACATCTGAGGTTCCAAAACAATGCATCTGGAACAATGTGCTATGGacaaatgagaccaaagtggaggcCTTTTAGCCTTAATGCCCAGTGCCATGTTTAGCAAataccaaacagcatttcagccaATACACCTCAAACCCACTCTAAAGCATGGCAGTGGAGGGGTGATTATTTGTTTTTCCTGCCACAGGACCCGGGCACCTTGCAGCCACTGAGTcaaccatgaactcctctgtgcACCAGAGGATCCTAGCTAATCCAGTATAACcagctaaagcttggtcgaAACACAGTTGAAATGCTGCGGTGGGACCTCAAGGGAGATGTGTAAAGACAGATAAAGTCatattacttaaataattacttGAAGTAATTAGTTAAGTAAATACAGTACTTCAAGTATTGCTGATATTCAAGTTATTGAATCATGTGGGTACGTAGTATTGCCTACATTATTTCTTGCCTTCAttcttgttaaataaattatggcACAGTGCaaaaaagatatacagtatgtcgttcatctgaggttgtatttgccaaaTACTATGACCTGCTAtgatcaaattatttttattatattttttatacaaaaacacataaCTGTACATTATAATGATAATTACTATTTAAGTACTACAGTTAATCTTAATGTTTATGTCCAGCACAGTCTTAAGTCTTAGTTTTAAACATACCGCTTATGAGTTCAGTCTTAGGAAACAATCTTCTCCTCACTTCTTCAGCCCTTTAAGAGAAACCAAGTATCCAAGTATTTCTTTATCCACTTGGAAAACTAAATGTCCTTGAATGTTTCTAGAACATAATGTAGAGGGcactacattttattatattttaactaaATATTATGCTGATCCAAGTCACAGGTGTACAGTAGGCCCTGTGACACAGGTGTAGAAGACATGGGAAAAATAATACTTaacacagaagaaaaaaaaaggcatttttatttgctttctctttctttggATTTACATAAAACTTCTAAACACTATATatttgagaaaaacaaacaaaattctaTTACAGCATCATTTCAGGGTAACAGTCGATTGCGTACAAGTTTAACAGTACTAATGAAACCCGTGTTGCTCAGACACATACATGTGTAGTATTTTTATCATGAGATCTTATCATATTGCTCAGGAtatgatattaaaaatgtaaatgtaaaggtaaGTTCTTTACAAGCTCAGAGTgcagcataaataaaaaaacactctgCATCTGAGGAACACATCTGATCCACAGAGCAAACAGCAGTGCAGACTTTGGGCTGATTTGTACTCCATCTGTAAATCTGTAATCCCACGCAGGCATCGTTGTGCAGATAAATGCGCTGTTGAAAGATTTGTTCAGCGTGAACGTGTGCACTAGGGGGCAGTGGCAACAACCCAGAAATTACAGAAAATCTGACTTATTGATTTGGATATTTGAGTTCATGTAAAAGATTTGGTCTGATCGGTTGCTCCTTTATTTCCCCCTCAGTGATGTGTGGCTTGTACTGTAAAGCCGGATCAGTTAAGGATTTCCTCAGTCCAAGTCTCGTTCTCTTTAGtaacttattaaaataaattttgtgaatgaaacttttctttttaactatTACAAAGACAACAAGAAATTGAACAAGCTGTGTATGAACAAATTCAATCTTTAACTCTATATATTAAATTAGGATAAAAATAGCGACACCTTATAACAGGAGGAGTAATAAGTCAGGGTGTTTCTGTGGAAGCATAACAATTACTAAACTGTAGTACTGGATGATGTAAACAAggagctttttcttttgttagaaTTAGTCATTTTATAGAGGTTTTGGGGATATCACAAATTcatcttagttttttttatgtagctcACAAGAATATCACTGTCACTGAAACTTTTGCAGGTCTAACAAGAAGCTTTGATTCAGTCAAACCTAACTAATTCGTCCtgtaaaaaaacagataaacgaACGAAATATAGTGCCTTCTCTAGGCAATAATACCAGTGTCATTAGGAAAGCTCAGCCCCTCGGTTTATCATTTCGACAGGACATGCCAAACTGAGACAAATTAACATACCAAGGTTTGACAGTTTGTGCGTTCGAAAATGTTCTTCTTGTTATACAATGTTatgttctgtaatgttatttgaattactgttgcttttttttatcagcagcAAGAACCAGTCTGCTCATTCTCCTCTGACATTCTGGCATTTTTAACCCAGAGAACTGCCCTCACTGATTATCTGTCTTAATATAATTCCCCAGAGATGGTCCTgtttgaaaatcccagtagatcagaaGATTCTGGAACTCAGACAAGCCTGTCATATCAACCATCTTCCCTTGTTCATCTTTCTCCCCCATTCTGATGCTTCAGTAGATCGCCTTAATCATGTCGAACTGTTTAAATGCACAGAGTTGCTGTCATGTGATTGGCTAAATAGATATGAGCGTTAACAAGCAGTTGtaaacaggtgtacctaatgaaatgGCCAGTGAGCATAAAAGTAAAtacagtcagccaaaaaaatttaGACACACTTCAAGGAAActtgcataaatatttaaatactaaatgtattgctttacgttttatttttatagatggatatgataaaattataatgataataatatgatactattatttatattatattaatataatttacatcAAACTATTTATCTTTTCCTaaaatgtgtatacattttttggctgtctctatatttatatataaattcacCTTTTAGACTGGTTCAGGTCAGCACACTGAATCTTAGAGGGTGAATCTTATTCTGCAAAAAAGGTCATGAATCATTCTCTAGTCCTGTCTGTGGATCTTTTGTTTACGAGTCGTTCCCTGTCTGGCGACCGGGAACGCGTTCTATCTGATCGGTTGGCGCAACTGGGGGTGTGGTCTTTGGACGCTAATTTACTCGTGGATGAATAGTGAGGTCTTGATGACTGCGAATGAGACTGTTCTCTTTTGTGTTTGGTGTCTTGTCTACAGTTGCATTCTCTGTCCTCAGGGTGACGACGTGAACATCGAGACCCCTCCTCCCTCCCACGTTCGGTTCCTCTGGCTGTAGCCGGCCGGCTCCCGGGTCGGCGCTCGGCGGCGCATGGGCGCAGGGTGTTCAGCAGGAAGCGCTTATTGGTGCTTCGTAAAGGACACTTCATCCTACAGCCATGAACAAATTTCATTTTAACAATGGAAGGATTTCATCATCATGAAGACCAATGACACAAGTGGACTTACCACCCAGATGGACCCATTGTCTCAGAGCGCACTCTGCCTCTACTGGCCTCTTTGAGCAGCTCCTCCACTGCACGCCTGTATGGGAGAAAAGGAGCAGTCCTTCACTTTCTAACACATGGACTGCAGAAACAAGATAACACTGTGTGTTGTGAATtcactttacattttaaaatgtaaataataataattattacgtgggccttttatttgtttttccccTAATGTATAAAAAGTATGGTTACATCACTTGGTACAATTAAGATAAAGCTGTGTCCGTTTTTTTTAGTAGTGTTAGTTGTAAAAGTTTCCCTTCCATGAAActtattatataaacatattagGACAGATAATAATAACCTTCCAAAGGGGACACAAAATATGGACTTTTCCTACATAATACACAAAcaattaaagtattttttttattaagtagtAATGACCATGAGGTGTGTCATCACAATTACTTTACCAATTTACAAGGGTCAGGCAAAAATTACCCTCaatctggctgtagaatttattttaattatcttttttaaaagacaCAAACATCATTTTTGGACacaatctccttgcttttcaatacactttgtccatttgTCAGCAAACGTTTGTatttcctcattaaaaaatgttattggtatgagtgaatcttcgtcctggtagggctgctttcaggggaccaaacaggtatAAGTcagatggagcgagatcaggactatggGGAGAATCAACAGTGCGGGCAGAAGTGTATGGATGTGCATCGTCATGAAAGATCACAACGCGCTTGGATAGCAGTCCAATCTAAAGTTTAATctaaagtttaggcttcagctcttcaataagactctcactgtaatgagcacctgttgattgttgaaccatTTTCCTGAtaaatgttccaatactggcgcTTGAGAGttacagaaaactgtaagcattgatgaattttccagctgatgggtgacttttgaactttttcttcgGTCAGCGATTGAGAATGTTTTCGCTCCAtgctctgccgtttactctcaggctcgtagtgatgaatccacgtctcgtcaccagtaatgattctctttttAAGAACCCTTTAACTTCAGTTTTACTCCAAATTTGCAGATATTCGACCGCTTCTGTTTTTGCTCTTGTGGGCACTGTTTCGGCACCAGTTACACCCTTGGacctcaataaataaataaattaaatcgcTGATAAGACAGTGCAATTGACAGAAAGTGAaatgtacactgatcagctgtAAAATCATGACCTATGGCACCTGGAGGTGGGTGGATGCATTAGACAGcaagtgacctttttttttcaagttagtatgttggaagcaaaaaaataaataaaaaaaaatgggcaaacaTGACaatttgagtgactttgtcgAAGGCCAAATTGTGATATCTATGCTACTGCGTCAGAGCAATTCCAAAACTGCacctcttgtgggatgttcctggtctgcagtggtcaggacataccaaaagtggtccaaacCCAGTGAATCTGCAACATGGTCATGAATGGCCAAGACTCACTGATACACATGGGCAGTGAAAGCTGCCCCGTGTAGTCTGGTCTAAAAGAAGAGCTAATAGAGCtaaaattgctgaaaaagttaatTCTGGAGTCAGCCAACAGCACATCACAGTTCGTTGCACAGTCACAGACCGGTCAGGGTGCCATGCTGACCAGTGTCCACAGACAAAAGCACCTGTAATGGGATTGTGAGCAGAGCTGTACCATGATGCAGTGGAAGAAGGTGATCTGGAATAATGAATTCAGGTTTTCTTTTATATCATGTGGATGTCCTGGTGTTTATGTCATTGCTAACCGGGGGAAGAGTTGGCATCAGTATGCATGGTGGGAAGACGGCAAACCGGCAGAGTTTCATGGAAACGGTGTTCTCTGATGGGAGTGGCATCTGtgagatgtgctggagaaaCAAGTCTGTTCCATAGAGGCCCACACTCACAACATACAGAACTTAAAGCATCTGCTAGTGATGTGCCAGAAACCACACAAACCTTTAGAGTTCTAGTGGAGTCCAGGTCTTAATGGGTCAGGGCTGTTTTGCTGGCACAAAGGGCAACAGACTAAATATAAgaccaaaagttttgagaatgacacaaattttCCCAAAGTCTGCTGCCTCtgtgtttttatatctttttgtcagatgttactgtaCGTAACTATACTGTAAgtataattacataaaaagcatttcataagtATCAAAAGtgtttattgacaattacattacatttatgcaaagagtcaatatttaaaGTGATGACCTTTCTTTTCCAAGACCTCCGCAATTCACTCTGACATGCTGTCagtcaacttctgggccaatgCCATCCTGACTCATGGCAGCTCATTCCTGCATTATCATTCCTTGGAGTTCGTTGCAATTCTTGGGTTTTTGTTTATCCAACTGCCTCCTAAGGATTAACCTCAAGTTCTTAACTGGATAAAGATCTGAAAAGTTTCCTGGCCACAGACACAaatttttgatgttttgttcTCTGAGCCACTAAGTTATCACTTACACCTTATGGGGGttctccatcgtgctggaacaggcattgttcttcaccaaactgtttttgaatggttgggagaagttgctcatatttttgtaccattgtttatttttgcttgtgttcttaggcaaaattttGAGTGGGCTCACTTCCTTGGCAGAGAAGCAACCCCGCACATGAATGGTCTctggatgctttactgttggcatgacacaggactgatggtccTGAAGAgctcacctttttttctttgcacaatctatttttttccagatgccccaaacaatcggaaaggtAATTCATCAGAGAAAATCACTTTACTCAAGTCCTCCTCAGCAGTCCACTCCCTGTAACATTTGCAGAATATCAGTCTGGTCCCCTGATGTTTTtcctggagagaagtggcttctttgttGGCCTTCTTGAAATGTGTGAAGGCACATTCCGgttaccatcagtcctgtgtcaggCCAACAGTAAAGCTGAGATCATTCAACAattcgaattgcagaggtcttgaaaaagaaaggTGAACACTGCAAATAGACTCTTTGCATGAACTTAATATAATTGTACATGAAAGCCTTTATCACTTATAAAAGGCTTGCAATTATACTTTAGTATACCATAGCACTGTAATATCTGACAAAAGAAGATCTAAAACCACTGAATCAGCAGACATTGTGAAAATTcttatttgtgtcattctcaaaaatTTTGTCTATGGCTGCATAAGTGTCAGGTTCAAAAACAAACTCGTTAAAGTAAtggttaaaacaacaacaataatcattatcattattatcaaacTGCGCGAGCTCGCAATGTAGTAGGCTAGCTAGCCCTCTAAACTGAATTTAGCAACTTAACACTGCAGACATTGCAAATTAGCACTTGGAattattgtatttgtttgtttttgttacaatTAGAGGTCACCTACCTTTCCAGTTCATCATCATTCCCAGCCATTAcgcaaacaacatataaataacATCGGTGTTTATTAGCGTCTCATTTTGGATTTGCAAACTGTTTTGGTTTTGTGTAGCTGAGGACCCAAAGTAAGACCCCGTCCGTGACGTCTAACGAATTCCctgttttgatttaaaaaaaaatatttcatacaaCTGGTCCAAAAACCGACATAAAAATACGTATTTATTAAATGcactttaaattgttaaatatacTGTGCCTTGAATAATCCTTTAAGAATCTCTTAAACAGCCGTCATGTTTTAGTCAGGCAGCAGTGAGGACAATCCCGGCAAACCTGAACAGCCTTTGAAGCTAGCGTGaaggggggggcggggggaacGAAGAGTCAGCTGTCCAATCACAGCGCAGCGCTATTGATAAGGGGCGTGGCTACGCAGGAGGAGCGGAGGTGCCGcggagagcagagagagagagagagagagagacctgtcGCGACTGTAGCGGATGCGGCGGATGTGACCGAAATCCTAAAGATCGTCCCCTATCGGGACAGGAATTTATCGCTCGGAGGAAGCGCACGATAAGGTAGTATAATATACTGCATGTTATTTCCAGCAAAACGTTTAAGATCGAGGCTGTTAAATAAGACGTCAGCGTCTACGTGCAGGATGTGgtcataaataaaatgaaatgatgagAGATCCGGCTGTCAGATATCCAAATACCCCAGTTCGCATTAAattagagaaagaaaatggtttaaaatgatCACCTCCTTTTATAAAGGTCTAGGTTTAAAGCATGCTAGGTGCCATTATTTATATCCTGACTTggcaaatgcaaaaataaataaataatacatgcaATTTCTATATTTCTGGGATGGTGGTTCCTTCATGATGATGCCCATGATCAGACCAACTGACATCACCAACACCATCATCAGGCAATGGAAATAGGATGGAATATGTGTATCTATTATCCACAGACCCAGCATGACATATGAGagatagaaaaaagaaagaaagagtgtgtgtgtgtgtgtgtgtgtgtgttgatggcAAACAAAAGGGTACAACCATTGCAGAAAGTTAAAATGTTTCGCTTTTCAGCCTTCAAACCCTACCAGTCTGTGACTTTCTAGTTCATGTCTTGTGCACAAGTTGGCATTTTTCTTTACTTACATATAGTTTTATAGCAAAGATGCATTTCGATCGCATGATATTGCTTGTGTGGTGGCGTATAAATCACCAGTGTGTATgaatacagtgtacagtgtgtacccTGGATTCACATAATGGACAACAATACATCCAAAGCTAGAAAGCATTAGTCCATATGTATACACAGAGTCAGgcaaaataaatgtacagacgcttcatgaaaagaaaaatagtatgatgtata is a genomic window containing:
- the si:ch211-140b10.6 gene encoding protein POLR1D-like yields the protein MAGNDDELERRAVEELLKEASRGRVRSETMGPSGWMKCPLRSTNKRFLLNTLRPCAAERRPGSRPATARGTERGREEGSRCSRRHPEDRECNCRQDTKHKREQSHSQSSRPHYSSTSKLASKDHTPSCANRSDRTRSRSPDRERLVNKRSTDRTRE